In the genome of Equus asinus isolate D_3611 breed Donkey chromosome 9, EquAss-T2T_v2, whole genome shotgun sequence, one region contains:
- the LOC106821805 gene encoding LOW QUALITY PROTEIN: vomeronasal type-1 receptor 5 (The sequence of the model RefSeq protein was modified relative to this genomic sequence to represent the inferred CDS: inserted 1 base in 1 codon; deleted 4 bases in 3 codons; substituted 3 bases at 3 genomic stop codons), which translates to MFSGVETTDSRSQTLLDIVVTIGKLAEMVLLSSDLLFFSTDILFXKTCMKMTKLPSYINTKYFFYPQASFGISANTFLLLSHVFTLAFTHRVKPIDMTVSHLSLIHILLLFTKATLVSSDLFGSQNVQSNLGCKVAVFLSKVLRGLSISTTCLPSVLQAVTISPSSSSLAKFKHISPNHALGFFLFSWVLNMSIAATFCSTLRPPPVGLGRSSVCHEALLFFAREQYAQEHVLHPSDIERCHLPRVHGPLXWLHGDHFVXTXRGCPNTFTAPASPRVSPAKRASQTVLLLVSCFVFVYWVDFTFSFSVVVTWMNDPLLVWFQILVVDSYATISPLVLNPSR; encoded by the exons ATGTTTTCAGGTGTAGAAACTACTGATTCCAGATCACAGACATTGTTGGACATAGTGGTAACGATTGGGAAATTGGCAGAAATGGTGCTATTATCATCAGATCTCTTGTTTTTCTCCACagatatccttttttaaaaaacttgcaTGAAGATGACCAAACTTCCTAGTTATATTAACACAAAATACTTCTTTTATCCACAAGCCAGCTTTGGGATCTCAGCAAacaccttccttcttctctcccacGTCTTCACCTTGGCCTTTACTCACAGGGTTAAGCCCATTGACATGACAGTTAGTCACTTGTCCCTAATCCACATACTGCTGCTCTTCACCAAAGCAACGTTGGTGTCCTCAGACTTGTTTGGGTCACAGAATGTTCAGAGCAATCTAGGGTGTAAGGTAGCCGTATTTTTAAGCAAGGTGCTGAGGGGCCTCTCCATCAGTACCACCTGCCTCCCGAGTGTGCTCCAGGCTGTCACCATCAGCCCCAGCAGCTCCTCCTTGGCAAAGTTCAAACACATTTCTCCAAATCACGCCCTAGgattcttcctcttctcatggGTCCTCAACATGTCCATA GCAGCAACCTTCTGTTCTACACTGCGGCCGCCCCCAGTGGGACTG GGCCGGTCTTCTGTTTGTCACGAAGCACTGCTCTTTTTTGCCCGTGAGCAATATGCACAGGAGCATGTTCTCCACCCTAGTGACATTGAGAGATGTCACCTTCCTAGGGTCCATGGTCCTCTCTAGTGGCTACATGGTGACCATTTTGTATAGA TGAGAGGTTGTCCCAACACCTTCACAGCACCGGCT TCGCCAAGAGTCTCACCAGCGAAAAGGGCCTCTCAGACCGTCCTGTTGCTGGTGAGTTGTTTTGTCTTTGTATACTGGGTGGACTTCACCTTTTCATTTTCAGTGGTTGTGACATGGATGAATGACCCTCTATTAGTGTGGTTCCAGATTCTTGTGGTCGATAGCTATGCTACCATTAGTCCTTTGGTGCTAAATCCAAGCAGATAA